The following proteins are encoded in a genomic region of Arcobacter cloacae:
- the ppk2 gene encoding polyphosphate kinase 2 produces MEAIDTKESVKHDYKNKERKREHLEEKEEEGVKKVQIWVKKETLEYEKRLIKLQIELLKLQNYVKEKGLKVLMLFEGRDAAGKGGTIKRITEHLNPRGARVVALEKPSDLERTQWYFQRYTQHLPSAGEMVFFDRSWYNRAGVEPVMGFCTTEEHHEFLREVPEFEKMLVKSGIILFKFYFSVSKKEQAKRFKKREFDPLKQYKLSPVDKESQNLWEKYTIAKFSMLMASNTDIAPWTIIKSDNKKKARLNCISHILLNIDYANKTKEDIFSFDEDIIISGTQEIENMEHDNKFARLY; encoded by the coding sequence ATGGAAGCAATTGATACAAAAGAATCTGTGAAGCATGATTATAAGAACAAAGAGAGAAAAAGAGAACATTTAGAAGAAAAAGAAGAAGAGGGTGTAAAAAAAGTCCAGATTTGGGTAAAAAAAGAGACTTTAGAATATGAAAAGAGATTAATAAAGTTACAAATAGAACTTTTAAAATTACAAAATTATGTAAAAGAAAAAGGTCTAAAAGTGCTTATGTTGTTTGAAGGAAGAGACGCAGCTGGAAAGGGTGGAACAATCAAGAGAATAACTGAGCATCTAAACCCAAGAGGTGCAAGAGTAGTAGCTTTGGAAAAACCAAGTGATTTAGAAAGAACTCAATGGTATTTTCAAAGATATACACAACACCTTCCAAGTGCTGGAGAAATGGTTTTCTTTGATAGAAGTTGGTATAACAGAGCAGGTGTTGAGCCTGTAATGGGATTTTGTACAACTGAAGAACATCATGAATTTTTAAGAGAAGTTCCTGAATTTGAAAAGATGTTAGTTAAATCAGGAATAATTTTATTTAAATTCTATTTTTCTGTTTCAAAAAAAGAACAAGCTAAAAGATTTAAAAAGAGAGAATTTGATCCTTTAAAACAGTATAAATTATCTCCTGTAGATAAAGAATCTCAAAATTTGTGGGAAAAATATACTATAGCTAAATTTTCAATGTTAATGGCTTCAAATACAGATATTGCTCCTTGGACAATAATAAAAAGTGATAATAAGAAAAAAGCTAGATTAAATTGTATTAGTCATATATTGTTAAATATTGATTATGCAAATAAAACTAAAGAGGATATTTTTAGTTTTGATGAAGATATCATAATTAGTGGTACTCAAGAAATAGAAAACATGGAACATGATAATAAATTTGCGAGGTTATACTAA
- the ppk2 gene encoding polyphosphate kinase 2, which translates to MNLNDFEKTTHSGLYISKDSHPKFGQKYIARFQHDKKRYVKVLGYTKRDNLSIKTAIELMQSFKDSVIPKVEEKITKQEDKLSTKDNETLIKLKEENDFLKSILGDYKNLNPQVLSEGIQKIYDLEALKKYQIELIKLQNWLEKENKRMIILFEGRDASGKGGAIRRITRYMNNKHYRVVALGKPTETQRNQWFLQRYIEHFPTGGEIVLFDRSWYNRAMVEPIFGFCTPEEHEIFMEDIVNFEQDLVRQGMILIKLYFSVSKEEQKRRFDRRIQDPLRQWKFSEVDMQAQDLWDEFSEKKYEMLRRTTSRSAPWHIVRSDNKHLARLEAMKIILNSVDYDGRNYSLDFDENEEINISVQRELLQMRKTKDY; encoded by the coding sequence ATGAATTTAAATGATTTTGAAAAAACAACTCACAGTGGTTTATATATATCAAAAGATTCTCATCCTAAATTTGGACAAAAATATATTGCTAGATTTCAGCATGATAAAAAAAGATATGTAAAAGTTTTAGGTTATACAAAAAGAGATAACCTAAGTATAAAAACTGCTATTGAATTGATGCAGTCTTTTAAAGACTCTGTTATTCCAAAAGTAGAAGAAAAAATAACTAAACAGGAAGATAAATTGTCAACAAAAGATAATGAAACTTTAATTAAGTTAAAGGAAGAAAACGACTTCTTAAAGTCAATATTAGGTGATTATAAAAATTTAAATCCACAAGTTTTAAGTGAAGGTATTCAAAAAATTTATGATTTAGAAGCTTTAAAAAAGTATCAAATAGAACTTATAAAACTTCAAAATTGGCTTGAAAAAGAGAATAAAAGAATGATTATTCTTTTTGAAGGAAGAGATGCTTCAGGAAAAGGTGGAGCTATTAGAAGAATTACTAGATATATGAACAACAAACATTATAGAGTTGTTGCTCTTGGAAAACCAACTGAAACTCAAAGAAATCAATGGTTTTTACAAAGATATATTGAGCATTTTCCAACAGGTGGAGAGATAGTTTTATTTGATAGAAGTTGGTATAATAGAGCTATGGTTGAGCCAATTTTTGGATTTTGTACACCTGAAGAGCATGAAATTTTTATGGAAGATATTGTAAATTTTGAGCAAGATTTAGTAAGACAAGGAATGATTTTAATCAAACTATATTTTTCAGTTTCTAAAGAAGAACAAAAAAGAAGATTTGATAGAAGAATACAAGATCCCCTAAGACAATGGAAATTCTCAGAAGTTGATATGCAAGCCCAAGATTTATGGGATGAATTTTCAGAAAAAAAATACGAAATGCTTAGACGTACAACTTCAAGAAGTGCTCCTTGGCATATAGTAAGAAGTGATAACAAACATCTTGCACGTCTTGAAGCTATGAAAATTATCCTAAATTCAGTTGATTATGATGGAAGAAATTACTCTTTAGATTTTGATGAAAATGAAGAGATAAATATTTCTGTTCAAAGAGAACTTTTACAAATGAGAAAAACAAAAGATTATTAA
- the nspC gene encoding carboxynorspermidine decarboxylase, whose translation MKNNYEIVDSFDKLPSPAFVCEEVLLEKNLKLLKKVQDEADISILLALKGFAMHSTFDLCKKYLKGCCASGLHEAILAKEEFGGEVHTYSPGFKDEEIDEIISISNHLVFNSFSQLKRFKDKAYGKVSLGIRLNPEYSSVEVDLYNPCAPFSRMGTTKANFDESLLEYLDGFHFHALCEQNVDALEGALEAFEKNFGQYFDRLKWVNFGGGHHITRADYDVEGLIKLLKDFKSRYPHLKVYMEPGEAIGWQTGYLVATVLDIFNNGMDLVILDTSAEAHMPDTLAMPYRAMIRNSAFAGEKKYTYRLGGNTCLSGDIIGDYSFDEPLKVGDKIVLEDMIHYTMVKTTTFNGIKLPSLIIKKDENNYEIIKNFGYNDYKQRLS comes from the coding sequence ATGAAGAATAATTATGAAATAGTAGATAGTTTTGATAAATTGCCAAGTCCAGCTTTTGTTTGCGAAGAAGTTTTACTTGAAAAAAATTTGAAACTTTTAAAAAAAGTTCAAGATGAGGCAGATATTAGTATTCTTTTAGCATTAAAAGGTTTTGCTATGCATTCAACTTTTGATTTATGTAAAAAATATCTTAAAGGTTGTTGTGCATCAGGACTTCATGAAGCAATTTTAGCAAAAGAGGAATTTGGTGGAGAAGTTCATACTTACTCACCAGGATTTAAAGATGAAGAGATAGATGAAATTATTTCTATTTCAAATCATCTTGTTTTTAACTCTTTTTCTCAATTAAAAAGGTTTAAAGATAAAGCTTATGGAAAAGTGTCTTTAGGTATTAGATTAAATCCTGAATATTCATCTGTTGAGGTTGATTTGTATAATCCTTGTGCACCATTTTCAAGAATGGGAACTACAAAAGCAAATTTTGATGAATCTTTATTAGAATATTTAGATGGTTTTCATTTTCATGCTCTTTGTGAACAAAATGTTGATGCACTTGAAGGTGCGCTAGAAGCTTTTGAAAAAAACTTTGGTCAATATTTTGATAGATTAAAATGGGTAAATTTTGGTGGTGGTCATCATATTACAAGAGCTGATTATGATGTTGAAGGATTAATCAAACTTTTAAAAGATTTTAAATCAAGATATCCACACTTAAAAGTTTATATGGAACCAGGTGAAGCAATAGGTTGGCAAACAGGTTATTTAGTAGCAACTGTTTTAGATATTTTTAATAATGGAATGGATTTAGTTATTTTAGACACAAGTGCAGAAGCTCATATGCCTGATACTTTAGCTATGCCATATAGAGCAATGATTAGAAATAGTGCGTTTGCAGGTGAAAAAAAATATACATATAGACTTGGTGGAAATACTTGTTTATCAGGGGATATAATTGGTGATTACTCTTTTGATGAACCATTAAAAGTAGGTGATAAGATTGTTTTAGAAGATATGATTCACTATACTATGGTTAAAACTACCACTTTTAATGGAATTAAATTACCTTCATTAATAATAAAAAAAGATGAAAATAATTATGAAATAATAAAAAACTTTGGGTACAATGACTATAAACAAAGACTTTCTTAA
- the rd gene encoding rubredoxin, with translation MKKYICNVCDYVYDPQIGDADSGVESGTAFEDLPQDWVCPDCAAGKEDFEPYEE, from the coding sequence ATGAAAAAATATATTTGCAATGTATGTGATTATGTTTATGATCCACAAATAGGTGATGCAGATTCAGGTGTTGAATCTGGAACTGCATTTGAAGATTTACCGCAGGATTGGGTTTGCCCTGATTGTGCTGCTGGGAAAGAAGATTTTGAACCATATGAAGAATAA